The Oryctolagus cuniculus chromosome 13, mOryCun1.1, whole genome shotgun sequence sequence GGAGCCGGGGGGATGGGAGAACACAGGACAGGGAAGCTGGAGCTAGACGGAAGATTCCAGACCGCTCAGCCCACATCCCCCCCTTCCCCAGGTATGGAAGCTGAGGCCAAGGTGGGCTAGCTGCCCCGGGGTCCTGTGCTGGTCAGTAGCGgggccagggctagaaccaggtCCCCAAGGCCCACGCTGTTTCCTGCTCCACCCGCCTGGGAGTGGGCCCCACTGTGTGCTATTGAGAGAGGACGGAGTGAATGTCAGATTCTGACCTCAGAGTTGGCTCTGCCCCGGTCTTACCTTGCAGCTTCAATGAGTCACCTCCTTTCTCTGGAACCCCTGTTCCTCCTCTTAACAATTAAAAAGCCCTCGAGGGTCCAGTCTAGATATTCTACCATTCTAGATTGTACTGGAAACCCACAGAACACTCAGCTCATGCTCCCAGAGCCAGGACCCtcgagggaaggagggagggcacaGGTCTAGTGTCCATGTCACCACGACTTCCCTGCCTTGCAGGTGCAACGGGAGAGAAGTGagcagagggggcggggccagaggaCAGGACGGCCGGCCGGGGCCCCAACCCAGAGGAGGGGCGAAGGGCTCACCTCTTCACGGAAGACCCCTTGCCAGggagcctcccagggcctgctgccGGGGCCTCGCTTGGCATTGCCTGGGGACCACTGTCCCCAGAAGCAATGTCCAGGTCTCCATCAGTGCCTCCTCCCACAGTTGCTGCCTCCACGCTGGTGGCTCCCAAGGTCCACATCCCCGTGGCTGGGCTTGTTCCTTCAGTGGCATCCAGGGCTTGTTGCTTAGAAACCGGTGATGTTGCCTCTTGGAGGGTTTCCCAGGCCAAGCTTCCTGAGACCACAGCCGATGGCCTCGTGGCTCCTGTGACTTCCCCGGTTGTATTCAGATCTACCCGgaccctctctgtttctgccgTTGGCTTAGCGGCCTCAGTAGTTGTCATCACCCCCCCATCCTTGCTGATCTCAGCCCTCATTGTTACTGAGCTTCTGGGGCCCCACCCCCAAGCACCGTCTGTTGCATTGGGCATGCTTCTGATTGTTGAAGCTGGGCTCTCTGGAGAGGCAGCTGTTGCCTCCGTGGGAcctgctccctggctgcctgtccctggagcttctgtcctggctgttcctgggGTTTGTCTTCCCTTAGCTGGAGGTGTGGTTTTGCTGCTTCCTGGAGTTGGGGCAACTGTTTCCCATTCTGTCCCCTGTACTTCGACAGCCGGGGTGGTTCCTGGGGTCCATCTGTGGGCTGCCATAGATGCTGTTCCTCTGGATGCTGTGCTGAGCTCACCAGCTGCCGCAGTGGCTGTCGGGGCAGTGCTGGGACCACCTGTGGGAACAGCAGAAGGAGACCGCACTGGAAGCCGTCCAGGCTACCTGCTGGATTTAAAATGTTTGCTAGATGGAATGCAGCCTAACTAAGACACGCAGTCTTTGGCTAATATGTTGCATAAAATAAAAGTGTAGGTAACCCAGATGGATTGCAGTTAGTTGCAAATATTGACATTTtacaagggctggcgctgtggcgtagtaggctaagcttctgcctgtggtgccagcatcccatatggataccagtttgtgtcccggctgctgctcttctgatccagctctctgctgtggcctgggaaagccgtagaggatggcccaaatccttgggcccctgcacccacatgggagacccagaagaagctcctggctcctggcccagctctggtcattgcggccatctggagagtgaaccagtggatagaagacctttctctctgtctctccctctctctgtctgtagctctagctctcaaataaataatttaaaaaaaaagtattttacattCTGTCTCCTTTTGCCAAGCCCAGTGCACATGCCCACGCTGCCCCTCCCCAAGTCCACAGCCCAAGTATTGCTCTTCAGTCAAGAACAAGAAGcatattgccggcgccgcggctcactaggctaatcctccgcctagcagcgctggcacaccgggttctagtcccggttggggcgccggattctgtcccggttgcccctcttccaggccagctctctgctgtggccagggagtgcagtggaggatggcccaggtgcttgggccctgcaccccatgggagaccaggaaaagcacctggctcctggctccagccatcgcatcagcgcggtgcgccggccgcagcgcgccggccgcggcggccattggagggtgaaccaatggcaaaaggaagacctttctctctgtctctctctctcactgtccactctgcctgtcaaaaaaaataaataaataaaaataaaaataaagaacaagaagCACTCTCTCCAATGGAACAGCCAATCACAGCAGACGGCTGGATGGCAGCATCCGATGAAGCCGATCTGTTCTCGGGCTGCTTGCTAGCGTGCATCCCTTCTGCAGAGCGGCCTCTCAGGGCCGGGGTGCCCAGCCTTGCGCCCTGCACACCTGTCTCTCTTCAGCTGTCTGGAGCCCGCTGCCTGGGGCACGGCCTGGAGACCCTCGGGTGTCTGCTGAGGGGCTCGGCGAGGGTCTGTCCTGCTTTCCACAGCTGCTGGgttgtgctgctccttctctgtgtgtctgaccACAGAGCCGTCAGGACGCAGTCACCGGGGGAGAGCCGGATGGGACAGCCAACAGGCATTCAGCTGGGACGTGTCTCCCAAGCTCTGCTTGTGGCTCTGGTGTGAGTGTCCCCCAGTTTCTGTGTCGGAGGCTTAGTTCCCAGGTGACAGTGCCAGGAGACGGTGTGCACCTTTGGGAGGTGGAGCCTTGCCCGAGGTCCTTAGGTCGCTGAAGGTGTCACCCTTTGGAGAGTAAGTTAGCTTTCTCAAGGGCATTGCTGTAGAAGCATGAGTCTGACCCCCTGGACCCAGCTCTCTCCGGCTTCCTGCACGGAGATGAGATCAGTCATTCCTGCCACTGTCACCCACCACAGTGGGACGCCACCAGGGGACCCTCCCCAGAACTGGGTCTGCACAGGCACCATGCCCTTGAACCTCTAAAACTCTGAGCTGAATCAACCTCCTGTCTTCGTAAGTAGCCTGTCTCAGGCGTCTCgtcacagagcagagagctggccaatACGAGCTTCCCTTCGAAACCATAGCCTGCTCCTTGGAGGCTTCGCCTTGCTGCCCGCTTTCCAtcctcactccccccccccacagtgtTTGAAGCCCCTGGGGGCCTCTGTGCTGTCTCTTGTGCCTTCCCCCTCCTAGCCCTCACATCACCCAGCGTGGCCATTGGCCACCAGCTCCTACCTGCGGAGAGGGTCAGGTTCATACTGGAGAACAGCATGTTGTTCCGGTCTCCGATGCCGCAGCGGTAGGATCCCACGTCATccagggacaaccgggacagcgTCACCACAAACACGCCCCTCTGTGGGAAGTCGGCTAGAGCCACACGGCCGCCGTAGAGACGGTGCGTGTAGTGGTAGCTGGACACGATGGTATAGCAGATCCACCTCGGGGGTCCCAGGCGGCACCAGTACTTCCTCTGGTGCTTGTTGACCGACACAGGGGGATAGTGGCACTGGATGGTGACAGCTCCCCCAGGCTTCCCAGATACCAGCTTTGGGCCCTTTAGTGAATGtgcagctgcaggcagagaaaAAAGTCACTAGAGAGGGAGCAGTGAGTCTAGTCACTGCTGGAGCCTTggggccaacactgggccagaaTTAGGGGTCAGGTCCCAATTGCCACTGTAAAAGCGGAGCAGAATCAGTATAGAAAGTGgcagagaggctggcgccgcggctcacttggctaatcctccgccttgcggcgccggcacaccgggttctagtcccggtcggggcgccggattctgtcccgattgcccctcttccaggccagctctctgctgtggcccgggagtgcagtggaggatggcccaagtccttgggccctgcatcccatgggagaccaggatgagtacctggctcctgccatccgatcagcgcagtgcgccggccgcagcgcgccggccgcggcggccattggagggtgaaccaatggcaaaggaagacctttctctctgtctctctctctcactgtccactctgcctgtcaaaaaaaaaaaaaaagtggcagagCTCAGCCACTGGGGGTCAGCCCATGGTAGGAAAGAGGCTGAATCAGAGAGCCCCCCGCAAATGGGAGACGAGAATGCAGTAACAGTCGTGCTATTTGGCTAGCCCTTGCCGTGCCCATTGTCCTCAGACagcccagcaggggcctgggTTCCTTCTGCTTAAAAAGATGCCAGCTAAGCACGTGTGAGAGGGGTGAACATCCCCTGACGGGAGCTCTCTGATTGCAGGGAAGCTCAGAGAGAGATGCCACACGGTGCGAGCGTATGGCTCGCTTTTTCCTCTGAAAAGGAGACCGGGCCCTAAAGCCCAAGCACCCTGCCGCGCTCAGTGGGAACAGGGTGGATGAGCTCTGGGAACATTTCTCACACTGCCCACTGTTCTACAGAAACTGGAAGaccctggggctgatgctgtggcgcagtgggttaaagccccagcctgcagggccagcatcccatatgggtcctggttcgagccacagctgctccacttccaatccggctctctgctatggcctgggaaagcagtgcaagatggcccaagtgcttgggcccctgcacccacatggaagacccggaagaagctcctggctcctggctttggattggtgcagctccagccattgtggccaactggggagtgaaccagcaggtggaagacctctctctctggctctacctctctctttgtaactctgcctttcaaataaataaaaataattatttttttaaaaaaagaaagccaagtgCCACTATAAAAGCACGA is a genomic window containing:
- the FCAMR gene encoding high affinity immunoglobulin alpha and immunoglobulin mu Fc receptor; this translates as MDGEAPPKSREPKVANRRAGWKKPLLLILYLLQGSSLAPAPRGSHLRSPLQVSSFRTHLCAMETLTPSSTLCWQEAHSFTAAHSLKGPKLVSGKPGGAVTIQCHYPPVSVNKHQRKYWCRLGPPRWICYTIVSSYHYTHRLYGGRVALADFPQRGVFVVTLSRLSLDDVGSYRCGIGDRNNMLFSSMNLTLSAGGPSTAPTATAAAGELSTASRGTASMAAHRWTPGTTPAVEVQGTEWETVAPTPGSSKTTPPAKGRQTPGTARTEAPGTGSQGAGPTEATAASPESPASTIRSMPNATDGAWGWGPRSSVTMRAEISKDGGVMTTTEAAKPTAETERVRVDLNTTGEVTGATRPSAVVSGSLAWETLQEATSPVSKQQALDATEGTSPATGMWTLGATSVEAATVGGGTDGDLDIASGDSGPQAMPSEAPAAGPGRLPGKGSSVKSALPEEASSSRILTLVSTTLAVLLLVALALLQRKLRRRRRRKRWRRRTSQKAERAPEITLVQMTHVLELHQDPPCLEGKMLHGDSRAAQPRPIVPERDPEP